A stretch of Streptomyces vietnamensis DNA encodes these proteins:
- a CDS encoding type I polyketide synthase, translating into MSMSNEDKLRDYLKKVTTDLHTTRQRLREIDERSSEPIAVVGMGCRFPGGVESPEDLWRLVATGTDAMGGFPVDRGWDVENLYDPEPGKSGKSYVREGGFLHGAAGFDAGFFGISPREAVAMDPQQRLLLETSWEALERAGIDPTGLRGTDAGVFVGLMYHDYTARLGQVPEEYEGYAITGGSSSVASGRIAYTLGLEGPAVTVDTACSSSLVTLHMAVQSLRRGECGLALVGGAAIMPTPTIFLEFSRQRGLAPDGRSKAFAASADGTSWGEGVGMLVLERLSDAVRHGHRVLAVVRGSAVNQDGASNGLTAPNGPSQERVIRQALSDAGLAPHEVDAVEAHGTGTTLGDPIEATALIETYGQDRPADRPLLLGSLKSNIGHTQAAAGVGGVIKMVMALREGLVPKTLHVDEPTPHVDWSAGAVELVTESVDWPETGRPRRAAVSSFGISGTNAHVILEQAPQQEQQEQQEQDLPTPVLTSAPLVWPVSARGDEALRAQAGRLLDYGTGHPDADPAAVTRALVTTRAALSHRGVAIGADRAGLDESLRALAAGEEAPHLVRAVASGGRAVFVFPGQGAQWEGMARELLDASPVFRTTIEACEAAFAPYVDWSLTDVLRGADGAPPLERVDVVQPALFAVMAALADVWQAAGIRPAAVVGQSQGEIAAAYVCGALTLDDAARVVALRSLITRDRLAGTGAMASVMLPADTVERLLAETEEAGDVSIASVSSPTATVVGGSPEALDALLTAWEAGGVKSRRVAVDYASHTAHVETIERELLTALAPVTPRPSRVPFYSTVTGRPYDTTGLDAAYWYRNLRRTVRFTDTVRALLDDGHRVFVEPTAHPLLTSAVQELAEAAERTAVVLETLRRDDGGPVRLATSLARAHAHGLPVDWQAVLGTSGLPPADLPTYAFQHSPYWLDAPEQAADAAGLGLEPLDHPLLGAAVESAEDGTTLLTGRLSLHSHPWLADHAVSGTVLLPGTALLELLVQAGDRVGCDLVEELDLAVPLVVPPHDGVRIQVTVAAPDAEGRRTVGLHALREDAPDAGWTYHAGGQLAAGGGPTEPAPAVWPPHGAERIDTEGAYDRLAASGYAYGPAFQGLTAAWRLGDDLYGEVALGDDHHKDAAAFAVHPALLDAALHPLIVPGPDDESPREVVLPFGWAGVRVHAEAATTLRVRLTRSAADTVALTAWDPTGAAVLSADALTVRALAPGALTAADGRNRRSLYLVDWTPVDRPETNGSPQPVAVLGTGHGLQDHPHATHHADLPALLAALASGTRPPAAVLAPVAADTPASPDTTPADAVRAATDTVLALIRGWLAEDRLADVPLVFTTTGAVATGPHERPASLTGAAVWGLVRSALREHPGRFALLDLDGTEESRTPLPDALPELLRTEPELAVRAGRFLIPRLARAADDPALPVPAGGDAWRLVSEGKGSLENLSLAPAPEAAAALAPGQVRISVRAAGLNFHDVVLALGMIEEDRDQFGYEAAGVIAETGPGVTGLKPGDRVMGLVRDGFGPLAVADSRLIAPVPGGWTFARAASVPVAFLTAYYGLVDLAGVRPGDTVLIHAAAGGVGMAAVQLARHLGAEVYATASHGKWDTLRAAGLDDAHIYDSRTLGFEQRIREATGGRGVDVVLGSLAGDFVDASLRLLAPGGRLIEMGKTDIREPHRVAAAYPGTAYHAYDLNLVAPERVRDMLAEVLARFADGTLTPLPAMTWDLRHAPAVFRHMSQARHTGKLVLDVPRPLDPDGTVLVTGGTGTLGGLVARHLATAHGIRNLVLTSRQGPAAAGADELVAALAEAGARATVVACDAADRTALRATLDGIDPAHPLTAVVHAAGTLDDTAVDQLTPEQVDRVLRPKADAAWHLHELTRDLDLAAFVLFSSAAGTLGTAGQANYAAANAFLDALAHRRRAEGLPAVSLAWGLWEETSALTGTLDDKDLRRLARTGVAAMPTAEALTLLDEALTATRPALVPVRLDLAGLTTSGAEVPALLRSLVRKPARRRARAGTAAGAASLADRLGPLPEAERRRVLLDLVREHAAVVLGESSPAAIGPNRAFKELGSDSLTSVELRNRLKTATGLRLPATLVFDHPTPAAIADYLYGELVTDGAPGAAGADDGGPDTAELDRLEAGFEALLAAAPDATTRQGIGTRLRSLLQRWEPEASADTGGGDLSTATDEELFAALEDELDLFRD; encoded by the coding sequence ATGTCCATGTCCAACGAGGACAAGCTCCGCGACTATCTGAAGAAGGTCACGACCGACCTCCACACCACCCGGCAGCGCCTGCGGGAGATCGACGAGCGCAGCAGCGAGCCGATCGCCGTCGTCGGCATGGGATGCCGGTTCCCCGGCGGCGTGGAGTCGCCGGAGGACCTGTGGCGGCTGGTCGCCACCGGCACCGACGCGATGGGCGGATTCCCCGTCGACCGCGGCTGGGACGTGGAGAACCTGTACGACCCCGAGCCCGGGAAGTCCGGCAAGTCGTACGTCCGCGAGGGCGGCTTCCTGCACGGCGCCGCCGGGTTCGACGCCGGGTTCTTCGGGATCTCGCCGCGCGAGGCGGTCGCGATGGACCCGCAGCAGCGGCTGCTCCTGGAGACCTCCTGGGAGGCCCTGGAGCGCGCCGGCATCGACCCGACCGGACTGCGCGGCACCGACGCCGGCGTCTTCGTCGGGCTCATGTACCACGACTACACGGCCCGGCTCGGCCAGGTGCCCGAGGAGTACGAGGGCTACGCGATCACCGGCGGCTCGTCCAGCGTGGCCTCCGGCCGCATCGCGTACACCCTCGGCCTCGAAGGTCCCGCGGTCACCGTCGACACCGCCTGCTCCTCCTCCCTGGTCACCCTGCACATGGCGGTCCAGTCGCTGCGCCGCGGCGAGTGCGGGCTCGCGCTGGTCGGCGGCGCGGCGATCATGCCCACCCCGACGATCTTCCTGGAGTTCTCGCGCCAGCGGGGCCTGGCCCCCGACGGCCGCAGCAAGGCCTTCGCAGCCTCCGCCGACGGCACCAGCTGGGGCGAGGGCGTCGGCATGCTCGTCCTGGAACGCCTCTCCGACGCCGTACGCCACGGACACCGGGTCCTCGCGGTCGTCCGCGGCTCCGCCGTCAACCAGGACGGCGCCAGCAACGGCCTCACCGCCCCCAACGGCCCCTCCCAGGAACGCGTCATCCGCCAGGCCCTGTCCGACGCGGGCCTCGCGCCGCACGAGGTCGACGCGGTCGAGGCGCACGGCACCGGCACCACGCTCGGCGACCCGATCGAGGCGACCGCCCTGATCGAGACGTACGGGCAGGACCGCCCGGCCGACCGGCCGCTGCTGCTCGGCTCGCTGAAGTCCAACATCGGACACACCCAGGCGGCCGCCGGGGTCGGCGGGGTCATCAAGATGGTGATGGCGCTGCGCGAGGGCCTGGTCCCCAAGACGCTGCACGTGGACGAGCCGACTCCGCACGTGGACTGGTCGGCCGGCGCGGTGGAGCTGGTGACCGAGTCCGTGGACTGGCCCGAGACCGGACGCCCCCGCCGCGCCGCGGTCTCCTCCTTCGGCATCAGCGGCACCAACGCCCACGTCATCCTCGAACAGGCACCCCAGCAGGAGCAGCAGGAGCAGCAGGAACAGGACCTCCCCACCCCGGTCCTCACCTCCGCGCCCCTCGTCTGGCCCGTGTCCGCACGCGGCGACGAGGCCCTGCGCGCCCAGGCCGGCCGCCTCCTCGACTACGGCACCGGCCACCCCGACGCGGACCCCGCCGCCGTCACCCGGGCCCTGGTCACCACCCGGGCCGCCCTCTCCCACCGGGGCGTCGCCATCGGCGCCGACCGCGCGGGCCTGGACGAGTCGCTGCGCGCCCTCGCCGCGGGCGAGGAGGCCCCGCACCTGGTGCGCGCGGTGGCGTCCGGAGGCCGGGCCGTGTTCGTCTTCCCCGGCCAGGGCGCCCAGTGGGAGGGCATGGCCCGCGAACTCCTCGACGCCTCCCCGGTCTTCCGCACCACCATCGAGGCGTGCGAAGCGGCCTTCGCCCCGTACGTCGACTGGTCCCTCACCGACGTGCTGCGCGGCGCCGACGGCGCCCCGCCGCTGGAGCGCGTGGACGTCGTCCAGCCCGCCCTGTTCGCCGTGATGGCCGCCCTCGCCGACGTCTGGCAGGCCGCCGGCATCCGCCCCGCCGCCGTCGTCGGCCAGTCCCAGGGCGAGATCGCCGCCGCGTACGTCTGCGGCGCGCTCACCCTCGACGACGCGGCCCGCGTCGTGGCCCTGCGCAGCCTCATCACCCGCGACCGGCTGGCCGGCACCGGCGCCATGGCCTCCGTGATGCTGCCCGCCGACACCGTCGAGCGGCTCCTCGCGGAGACCGAGGAGGCCGGAGACGTCTCGATCGCCTCCGTCAGCAGCCCCACCGCCACCGTCGTGGGCGGCTCGCCCGAGGCGCTCGACGCCCTGCTCACCGCCTGGGAGGCGGGCGGCGTCAAGTCCCGCCGCGTCGCCGTCGACTACGCCTCGCACACCGCGCACGTCGAGACGATCGAGCGGGAACTGCTCACCGCCCTCGCCCCGGTGACCCCGCGCCCGTCCCGCGTCCCCTTCTACTCCACCGTCACCGGCCGCCCGTACGACACCACGGGACTCGACGCCGCCTACTGGTACCGCAACCTGCGCCGGACCGTCCGCTTCACCGACACCGTCCGGGCCCTGCTCGACGACGGCCACCGCGTCTTCGTCGAACCGACCGCCCACCCCCTGCTGACCTCCGCCGTGCAGGAGCTGGCCGAGGCCGCCGAGCGCACCGCCGTCGTCCTGGAGACCCTCCGCCGCGACGACGGCGGGCCCGTCCGGCTCGCCACCTCCCTGGCCCGAGCCCACGCCCACGGCCTGCCCGTCGACTGGCAGGCGGTCCTCGGCACCTCCGGCCTGCCGCCGGCCGACCTCCCCACGTACGCCTTCCAGCACAGCCCGTACTGGCTCGACGCCCCGGAGCAGGCCGCGGACGCCGCCGGTCTCGGCCTCGAACCGCTGGACCACCCGCTGCTCGGCGCCGCCGTCGAGTCCGCCGAGGACGGCACCACCCTGCTCACCGGCAGGCTGTCCCTGCACAGCCACCCCTGGCTCGCGGACCACGCCGTGTCCGGCACGGTGCTGCTCCCCGGAACGGCCCTGCTCGAACTCCTCGTCCAGGCCGGCGACCGGGTCGGCTGCGACCTCGTCGAGGAACTCGACCTCGCCGTCCCCCTCGTGGTGCCCCCGCACGACGGCGTCCGCATCCAGGTGACCGTCGCCGCCCCCGACGCCGAAGGCCGCCGCACCGTCGGCCTCCACGCCCTGCGCGAGGACGCCCCCGACGCCGGCTGGACCTACCACGCCGGCGGACAGCTGGCCGCCGGCGGCGGGCCCACGGAGCCGGCCCCGGCCGTGTGGCCCCCGCACGGCGCCGAACGCATCGACACCGAGGGCGCCTACGACCGCCTCGCCGCCTCCGGCTACGCGTACGGCCCCGCCTTCCAGGGCCTGACCGCAGCCTGGCGACTGGGCGACGACCTCTACGGGGAGGTCGCGCTCGGCGACGACCACCACAAGGACGCCGCCGCGTTCGCCGTACACCCCGCGCTGCTCGACGCCGCCCTGCACCCGCTGATCGTCCCCGGCCCCGACGACGAGAGCCCCCGCGAGGTCGTCCTGCCCTTCGGCTGGGCGGGCGTCCGGGTCCACGCCGAGGCCGCCACCACCCTGCGCGTCCGGCTGACCCGCTCCGCGGCCGACACCGTGGCCCTGACCGCCTGGGACCCCACCGGGGCCGCCGTCCTCTCGGCCGACGCGCTCACCGTCCGCGCCCTGGCACCCGGCGCCCTCACCGCCGCCGACGGCCGGAACCGGCGCTCCCTCTACCTCGTCGACTGGACACCGGTCGACCGGCCGGAGACGAACGGCTCCCCGCAGCCGGTCGCCGTCCTCGGAACCGGCCACGGCCTCCAGGACCACCCCCACGCCACCCACCACGCCGACCTCCCGGCCCTCCTGGCGGCCCTCGCCTCCGGGACCCGGCCGCCGGCCGCCGTACTCGCCCCCGTCGCCGCCGACACGCCCGCGTCGCCCGACACCACCCCGGCCGACGCCGTACGCGCCGCGACCGACACCGTCCTCGCCCTGATCCGCGGCTGGCTCGCCGAGGACCGGCTCGCCGACGTCCCGCTCGTGTTCACCACCACCGGAGCCGTCGCCACCGGACCGCACGAGCGCCCCGCCTCGCTCACCGGCGCGGCCGTCTGGGGCCTGGTCCGCTCCGCCCTGCGCGAGCACCCCGGCCGCTTCGCCCTGCTCGACCTCGACGGTACGGAGGAGAGCCGGACGCCGCTCCCGGACGCCCTCCCCGAGCTGCTGCGCACGGAACCCGAACTCGCCGTCCGCGCAGGCCGGTTCCTCATCCCGCGGCTGGCCCGCGCCGCCGACGACCCGGCCCTCCCCGTGCCCGCCGGCGGCGACGCCTGGCGCCTCGTGAGCGAGGGCAAGGGCAGCCTGGAGAACCTCTCCCTCGCCCCGGCACCGGAGGCCGCCGCGGCACTCGCCCCCGGCCAGGTACGGATCTCCGTCCGGGCCGCGGGACTGAACTTCCACGACGTCGTCCTCGCCCTCGGCATGATCGAGGAGGACCGCGACCAGTTCGGCTACGAGGCGGCGGGCGTGATCGCCGAGACCGGCCCCGGCGTCACCGGACTGAAGCCCGGCGACCGCGTCATGGGACTGGTCCGTGACGGCTTCGGCCCGCTGGCCGTCGCCGACAGCCGGCTGATCGCCCCCGTCCCCGGGGGCTGGACCTTCGCCCGGGCCGCCTCCGTCCCGGTCGCCTTCCTCACCGCGTACTACGGCCTCGTCGACCTCGCCGGGGTCCGCCCCGGCGACACCGTCCTGATCCACGCGGCCGCCGGCGGCGTCGGCATGGCGGCCGTCCAACTGGCCCGCCACCTCGGCGCCGAGGTCTACGCCACGGCGAGCCACGGCAAGTGGGACACCCTGCGCGCCGCCGGCCTCGACGACGCCCACATCTACGACTCCCGCACCCTCGGCTTCGAGCAGCGGATCCGGGAGGCCACCGGGGGCCGCGGCGTGGACGTCGTCCTCGGCTCCCTCGCCGGCGACTTCGTCGACGCCTCGCTGCGCCTGCTCGCACCCGGCGGACGGCTCATCGAGATGGGCAAGACGGACATCCGCGAGCCCCACCGCGTCGCCGCCGCGTACCCCGGCACCGCCTACCACGCGTACGACCTGAACCTCGTCGCCCCCGAACGGGTCCGGGACATGCTCGCCGAGGTCCTCGCCCGCTTCGCGGACGGAACGCTCACCCCGCTGCCCGCCATGACCTGGGACCTGCGCCACGCCCCCGCCGTCTTCCGCCACATGTCCCAGGCCCGCCACACCGGCAAGCTGGTCCTGGACGTGCCCCGCCCGCTCGACCCGGACGGCACGGTGCTCGTCACCGGCGGCACCGGCACCCTCGGCGGCCTGGTCGCCCGCCACCTGGCCACCGCGCACGGCATACGGAACCTCGTCCTGACCAGCCGTCAGGGCCCGGCCGCCGCCGGGGCCGACGAACTGGTGGCCGCCCTGGCCGAGGCGGGAGCCCGCGCCACCGTCGTGGCCTGCGACGCCGCCGACCGCACCGCCCTCCGGGCCACGCTCGACGGCATCGACCCCGCCCACCCGCTGACCGCCGTCGTCCACGCCGCGGGCACCCTCGACGACACCGCCGTCGACCAGCTCACCCCGGAGCAGGTGGACCGGGTCCTGCGGCCGAAGGCGGACGCCGCCTGGCACCTCCACGAGCTCACCCGCGACCTGGACCTCGCCGCGTTCGTCCTGTTCTCCTCCGCCGCCGGCACCCTCGGCACGGCGGGCCAGGCCAACTACGCGGCCGCCAACGCCTTCCTGGACGCCCTCGCACACCGGCGCAGGGCCGAGGGCCTGCCCGCGGTGTCCCTCGCCTGGGGCCTGTGGGAGGAGACCAGCGCCCTCACCGGCACCCTCGACGACAAGGACCTGCGCAGGCTCGCCCGCACCGGCGTGGCCGCGATGCCCACCGCCGAGGCGCTCACCCTCCTCGACGAGGCCCTGACCGCGACCCGGCCCGCCCTCGTACCCGTCCGGCTCGACCTCGCCGGACTCACCACCTCCGGCGCCGAAGTCCCCGCCCTCCTGCGCTCCCTGGTCCGCAAGCCGGCACGCCGCCGCGCCCGGGCCGGCACCGCCGCCGGCGCGGCCTCGCTCGCCGACCGGCTCGGCCCCCTGCCCGAGGCCGAGCGCCGCAGGGTCCTCCTGGACCTCGTCCGCGAACACGCCGCCGTGGTGCTCGGCGAGTCCTCACCGGCCGCGATCGG